The proteins below come from a single Dethiosulfovibrio faecalis genomic window:
- the thiD gene encoding bifunctional hydroxymethylpyrimidine kinase/phosphomethylpyrimidine kinase gives MSIYRGLAMTVAGSDSGGGAGIQADLKTFAALRVFGTSALTAVTAQNSLGVQAIHDIPPEIIYEQMKSVLSDFSIGAVKTGMLGKTDAIGAVCRAVRDFSVHKLVVDPVMIAQSGDSLIQDDAVSAIKEELLPLATLVTPNVPEAERLSGLEVPDVEGMIAAASAIAGMGPQAVLVKGGHLEGDKVIDVLWTSGKPIKFESPRIDTENNHGTGCTLSAAIAAELAAGCELDLAVERGRAYLMMALERGFKPGKGYGPTGHAVTPDWVEKGE, from the coding sequence TTGTCCATTTACAGAGGGCTCGCCATGACCGTGGCGGGCAGCGATTCGGGCGGTGGAGCGGGGATCCAGGCGGACCTGAAGACCTTTGCGGCCCTGAGGGTCTTCGGAACCTCCGCCTTGACAGCCGTGACGGCTCAAAACAGCCTGGGAGTTCAGGCCATACACGATATACCGCCTGAGATTATATACGAGCAGATGAAATCGGTACTGTCAGACTTCTCCATAGGAGCGGTCAAGACCGGCATGTTGGGAAAGACGGACGCCATAGGAGCGGTCTGTCGGGCCGTAAGGGATTTTTCCGTACATAAGCTGGTGGTGGACCCGGTGATGATAGCCCAGAGCGGCGACTCTCTCATCCAGGACGACGCGGTATCGGCCATAAAGGAGGAACTGCTGCCTCTGGCCACCCTGGTGACCCCCAACGTCCCGGAGGCGGAGAGACTAAGCGGGCTGGAGGTCCCCGACGTGGAGGGCATGATCGCAGCGGCCTCAGCCATAGCAGGAATGGGACCTCAGGCCGTGTTGGTAAAGGGAGGGCATCTGGAGGGCGATAAGGTGATAGACGTACTGTGGACCTCGGGTAAACCGATCAAGTTCGAGTCTCCCAGGATAGACACGGAAAACAACCATGGCACCGGCTGCACCCTAAGCGCCGCCATAGCCGCCGAACTTGCCGCCGGATGCGAGCTGGACCTGGCGGTGGAAAGAGGTCGGGCCTATCTCATGATGGCCCTGGAGAGGGGCTTCAAGCCCGGCAAGGGATACGGCCCCACAGGTCACGCCGTGACCCCCGATTGGGTTGAGAAAGGAGAGTAG
- a CDS encoding iron-containing alcohol dehydrogenase: MWDAKMPIHEIREIRAKTTVYLGVGAIAKIDDIVGELKGKGIGKVLCVTGRGSYKKTGAWDHVTAAFQKHGVEHVLFDKIRPNPEADDVDAAAKMGRDFGAQAVVAIGGGSPIDAGKSAAILMEYKDQDARSLYEFKFTPEKAAPIVAINLTHGTGTEADRFAVVTIPEKEYKPAIAYDCIYPAYAIDDPALMTGLSAAQTRFTAIDAVNHVTEAATTKVATPYTVLLAKEVVRLVAKYLPQALQNPDDLTARYYLLYSSLIAGICFDNGLLHFTHALEHPLSGVKPDLAHGLGLAMILPAVLRQIYVAQPEVLAELYAPIVSDLKGIPAEADMVARKVERWLYDMGVTSKLSDEGYTDADVPKLVKLAQTTPSLDGLLSMAPIPAGADVIERIYRDSMTPYGCCC; encoded by the coding sequence ATGTGGGATGCCAAGATGCCTATTCACGAGATACGAGAGATAAGGGCCAAGACCACAGTCTACCTTGGGGTGGGAGCCATCGCCAAGATAGACGACATCGTGGGGGAGCTCAAGGGAAAGGGAATCGGAAAGGTGCTCTGCGTTACCGGGAGAGGGTCCTATAAGAAGACCGGTGCCTGGGATCACGTCACCGCCGCCTTCCAGAAGCACGGAGTCGAGCACGTTCTGTTCGACAAGATTCGTCCCAATCCCGAGGCCGACGACGTCGACGCAGCCGCGAAGATGGGCCGCGACTTCGGCGCACAGGCTGTGGTCGCCATAGGCGGAGGAAGCCCCATAGATGCGGGAAAGAGTGCCGCCATCCTCATGGAGTATAAGGACCAGGATGCCAGGAGCCTCTACGAGTTCAAGTTCACCCCGGAGAAGGCCGCTCCCATCGTGGCCATAAACCTGACCCACGGAACCGGAACAGAGGCGGACCGTTTCGCCGTCGTGACCATACCGGAGAAGGAATACAAGCCGGCTATCGCCTACGACTGCATCTATCCCGCCTACGCGATAGACGACCCCGCCCTCATGACCGGTCTGTCCGCCGCTCAGACCCGCTTCACCGCCATAGACGCGGTCAACCACGTCACGGAGGCGGCCACGACCAAGGTCGCCACTCCCTACACCGTCCTTTTGGCCAAGGAGGTGGTCCGCCTGGTGGCCAAGTACCTGCCTCAGGCTCTCCAGAATCCCGACGACCTCACCGCCCGCTACTATCTTCTTTACTCCTCTCTCATAGCGGGTATATGCTTCGACAACGGCCTTCTTCACTTCACCCACGCCCTGGAGCATCCCCTGAGCGGAGTGAAGCCCGATCTGGCCCACGGTCTGGGTCTCGCCATGATCCTCCCCGCCGTGCTGCGCCAGATATACGTGGCTCAGCCCGAGGTCCTGGCAGAGCTCTACGCCCCCATAGTATCGGACCTCAAGGGAATTCCCGCCGAGGCCGACATGGTAGCTCGCAAGGTCGAACGCTGGCTCTACGACATGGGAGTAACCTCCAAGCTTTCCGACGAGGGCTACACCGATGCGGACGTCCCCAAGTTGGTCAAACTGGCTCAGACCACCCCGTCGCTGGACGGACTGCTCTCCATGGCTCCTATCCCTGCCGGAGCGGACGTCATCGAGAGAATCTACAGGGACTCTATGACCCCCTACGGGTGCTGCTGCTGA
- a CDS encoding Tex family protein produces MELSHQKILAKELRIPRENVEATAALLEEGCTVPFIARYRKEATGSLDEVAIAGIRDGLERLVETDKRRASMVSSLEERGLLTEELKAKLDKAGTMTALEDIYLPFRPKRRTKATVAREKGLEPLARIIMSQEGIDLEAEASRFLDEEKGVNSIQEALEGARNIIAEEISENGEARMEMRALFVRRGTLKAKMKPGKEEEGARFADWSDWEEPMAKAPSHRILAMFRGESEGALSVSVRPPQEAAIRRLETRFVKGEKADSNQVKEAVEDGYKRLLESSMETEARKALKSKADREAISVFVKNVREVLMAPPLGQKRVMALDPGFRTGCKLVCLDETGEMVHHETVFPHTSQARREQAMESVARLFGQYGIEAVAVGNGTAGRETEAFLKDCLPEGAEIYSVNESGASIYSASALAREEFPDLDVSYRGAVSIGRRLMDPLAELVKVDPKSIGVGQYQHDVDQKELKKALDDVVASCVNSVGVEVNTASPQLLSFVSGLSLKLAKSVVERRRKEGPFKTRKDLLKVSGLGPKTYQQAAGFLRIRGGSHPLDDSAVHPERYDLVNSMAENLGRSIPDLLKDEELRKSIDPGRYVGGDVGLPTVNDILSELAKPGRDPRERLQPFSFDPSVSELSDLRAGMVLPGIVTNVTDFGAFVDVGVHQDGLVHVSRLSDRFVKDPHQAAKPGQTVEVAVLDVDLKRKRLSLSMKKKDFPKTDEN; encoded by the coding sequence ATGGAACTATCTCACCAGAAGATCCTGGCCAAGGAGCTCCGCATACCCCGAGAGAACGTCGAGGCCACGGCGGCCTTGTTGGAGGAAGGATGCACCGTTCCCTTCATAGCCCGTTACCGCAAGGAGGCGACGGGAAGCCTGGACGAGGTCGCCATAGCGGGAATAAGGGACGGCCTGGAGAGGCTTGTCGAGACGGACAAACGTCGGGCGTCCATGGTGAGCTCTCTGGAGGAGAGAGGCCTTCTGACGGAGGAGCTTAAGGCAAAACTGGACAAGGCCGGTACCATGACCGCCCTGGAGGACATATACCTGCCCTTCCGACCCAAGAGACGAACGAAGGCGACTGTAGCCAGGGAGAAAGGGCTGGAGCCTCTGGCTCGGATCATAATGTCTCAGGAGGGTATCGACCTCGAGGCGGAGGCGTCCCGCTTCCTGGACGAGGAAAAGGGAGTGAACTCGATCCAGGAGGCTCTTGAGGGAGCGAGAAACATCATCGCCGAGGAGATAAGCGAGAACGGAGAGGCCAGGATGGAGATGAGGGCCCTTTTCGTCCGCCGAGGAACCCTGAAGGCCAAGATGAAGCCCGGCAAGGAGGAGGAAGGGGCTCGTTTCGCCGATTGGAGCGACTGGGAGGAGCCCATGGCCAAGGCCCCGTCCCACCGGATACTGGCGATGTTCAGAGGCGAGTCCGAGGGAGCTCTCTCCGTGTCGGTCCGCCCTCCTCAGGAGGCGGCCATCCGCAGGCTGGAGACCCGATTCGTCAAGGGTGAGAAGGCCGACTCCAATCAGGTGAAAGAGGCGGTGGAGGACGGCTACAAGAGACTGCTGGAATCCTCTATGGAGACAGAGGCAAGAAAGGCCCTGAAGAGCAAGGCCGACAGGGAGGCTATCTCCGTTTTCGTCAAGAACGTCAGGGAGGTCCTGATGGCCCCTCCTCTGGGGCAGAAGAGGGTAATGGCACTGGATCCGGGTTTCAGGACGGGATGCAAGCTGGTCTGTCTGGACGAGACGGGAGAGATGGTCCATCACGAGACGGTCTTCCCCCACACTTCTCAGGCGAGACGAGAGCAGGCTATGGAAAGCGTGGCCAGGCTGTTCGGCCAATACGGCATAGAGGCGGTCGCGGTGGGCAACGGAACGGCCGGAAGGGAGACGGAGGCGTTCCTGAAGGACTGTCTGCCCGAGGGAGCCGAGATATACTCGGTCAACGAGAGCGGAGCCTCCATATATTCGGCTTCCGCACTGGCTAGAGAGGAGTTTCCCGACCTCGACGTGTCCTACCGGGGGGCGGTCTCCATCGGCAGGCGGCTGATGGATCCCCTGGCGGAGCTGGTGAAGGTGGACCCGAAATCCATCGGGGTGGGCCAGTATCAGCACGATGTGGACCAGAAGGAACTGAAGAAGGCCCTGGACGACGTCGTGGCGTCCTGCGTCAACTCCGTAGGTGTGGAGGTCAACACCGCCAGCCCTCAGCTTCTTTCCTTCGTCTCCGGACTGAGTCTCAAGCTGGCCAAGTCGGTGGTCGAGAGAAGACGAAAGGAAGGTCCCTTCAAGACCAGAAAGGATCTGCTGAAGGTATCCGGCCTGGGGCCAAAGACCTACCAGCAGGCGGCGGGATTCCTCAGGATCAGGGGAGGATCCCATCCTCTTGACGACAGCGCCGTCCATCCCGAGAGATACGACCTGGTCAACTCCATGGCCGAAAATCTGGGAAGGTCCATCCCGGACCTTTTGAAAGACGAGGAACTACGAAAATCCATAGATCCCGGTCGCTACGTCGGAGGAGACGTGGGACTGCCTACGGTGAACGACATATTGTCCGAGCTGGCTAAGCCCGGCAGAGACCCTAGGGAAAGGCTTCAGCCCTTCTCCTTCGACCCCTCCGTGTCCGAGCTGTCGGACCTTAGGGCCGGCATGGTTCTGCCGGGAATAGTGACCAACGTCACGGACTTCGGGGCCTTCGTGGACGTCGGAGTTCACCAGGACGGCCTTGTCCACGTCAGTCGCCTGTCCGATCGTTTCGTAAAGGACCCCCATCAGGCGGCCAAGCCGGGACAGACGGTGGAGGTAGCGGTATTGGACGTAGATCTGAAGAGAAAGAGGCTATCCCTCTCGATGAAAAAAAAGGATTTTCCCAAGACGGACGAAAACTGA
- a CDS encoding NAD(P)/FAD-dependent oxidoreductase, with product MQLEKFDVIVVGGGPAGMMAAGKAAETGASVALVEKNDRLGVKLAITGKGRCNLTHMEKDPLKLVEPFGRNGRFLLSSLSRFGVEETLEFFRSRGVATKVERGSRVFPETGLNSEDVINALSDFMFEGKVKIFTVTTARGLTVSGGKVTGIVTDRGTMSASSVIVTTGGMSYPGTGSTGDGYRWAKETGHRIVGPEPAICPVKTEETWCSELQGLTLRNVSISLWRGGKKVSDRFGEMLFTHFGISGPIVMDMAKEIGASLTKGPSTLFLDLKPALDKGKLDARILRDLEAHRRELLKNGLKDLLPRAIIPVIMEAAGIPAETRVDEVTKEQRKDLIEAVKSLPITPIGLLGYRWSVITSGGISLKDVDPKTMASKKTAGLFFAGEILDLDGPTGGYNLQVCWSTGYVAGNEAALYAKGGSEKNPSSAS from the coding sequence GTGCAATTAGAGAAATTCGACGTCATAGTCGTAGGAGGCGGACCGGCAGGGATGATGGCAGCCGGGAAGGCCGCCGAGACCGGCGCCTCGGTGGCGTTGGTAGAGAAGAACGACAGGCTCGGAGTCAAGCTTGCCATAACCGGCAAGGGACGATGCAACCTGACCCACATGGAAAAAGATCCTCTGAAGCTGGTTGAGCCATTCGGCAGAAACGGCCGGTTTCTGCTTTCATCTCTCAGTCGTTTCGGAGTGGAGGAGACCCTGGAGTTCTTCCGGTCCAGAGGGGTGGCAACCAAGGTCGAGAGAGGATCCAGGGTCTTTCCCGAGACCGGACTGAACAGCGAGGACGTCATAAACGCTCTGAGCGACTTCATGTTCGAGGGGAAGGTCAAGATCTTCACCGTGACCACCGCCCGAGGCTTGACCGTTTCCGGCGGCAAAGTCACCGGGATAGTCACCGACAGGGGAACCATGTCGGCTTCCTCGGTGATAGTGACCACCGGGGGGATGTCCTATCCCGGCACCGGATCCACCGGCGACGGCTATCGCTGGGCAAAGGAGACGGGACACCGTATAGTGGGGCCAGAACCGGCCATATGCCCGGTGAAGACCGAGGAGACGTGGTGCTCCGAGCTACAGGGGCTCACATTGAGAAACGTGTCTATCTCCCTGTGGAGGGGAGGAAAGAAGGTCTCCGACCGTTTCGGAGAGATGCTGTTCACCCATTTCGGCATAAGCGGACCTATCGTTATGGACATGGCCAAGGAGATAGGGGCGTCCTTGACCAAGGGACCTTCCACCTTGTTTTTGGACCTAAAGCCCGCATTGGACAAGGGTAAGCTGGACGCCAGGATCCTTAGGGACCTGGAGGCCCACAGGAGAGAACTGCTGAAGAACGGTCTGAAGGATCTGCTGCCCCGGGCCATAATCCCGGTGATAATGGAGGCCGCAGGGATCCCGGCGGAGACCAGGGTGGACGAGGTCACCAAGGAACAAAGGAAGGATCTCATCGAGGCGGTAAAATCCCTTCCCATAACCCCTATTGGCCTCTTGGGATATCGGTGGTCCGTCATAACGTCCGGAGGGATCTCGTTGAAGGACGTGGACCCCAAGACTATGGCATCGAAAAAGACAGCCGGGCTGTTCTTCGCCGGAGAGATTTTGGATCTGGACGGTCCCACCGGGGGCTACAATCTACAGGTATGCTGGTCCACCGGCTACGTGGCAGGAAACGAGGCGGCCCTCTACGCGAAGGGCGGCTCGGAGAAGAACCCCTCCTCTGCCAGCTGA